One Podarcis muralis chromosome Z, rPodMur119.hap1.1, whole genome shotgun sequence DNA segment encodes these proteins:
- the MED27 gene encoding mediator of RNA polymerase II transcription subunit 27 isoform X5: MADGVLSAGVNLEAFAQAISAIQALRSSVTRVFDCLKDGRRNKEALEGREKSFVSSFQESLHSVSRDLGELERLSNLVGKPSENHPLHNSGLLSLDPVQDKTPLYSQLLQAYKWSNKGRG; encoded by the exons ATGGCGGATGGGGTGTTAAGCGCCGGGGTCAACCTGGAGGCTTTTGCCCAGGCTATCTCGGCCATCCAGGCGCTGCGCTCCAGCGTCACGCGCGTCTTCGATTGCCTCAAGGACGGCAGGCGCAACAAGGAGGCTTTGGAGGGCCGTGAGAAGAGCTTCGTCTCCAGCTTCCAAGAGAGCCTCCACTCCGTCAGCCGAGACTTGgg tgAACTGGAACGTCTAAGTAATCTTGTAGGCAAGCCATCAGAGAACCATCCTCTCCACAATAGTGGATTGTTGAGTTTAGATCCTGTTCAGGACAAAACACCCCTCTACAGCCAGCTGCTTCAGGCTTATAAATGGTCAAATaag